A window of the Myxococcales bacterium genome harbors these coding sequences:
- a CDS encoding cyclic nucleotide-binding domain-containing protein encodes MKPANLMVGEFGQVYLMDWGLSRLTRTQPASGKNSQMNAPGAVGTPDYMAPEQAKGDPTIMDERCDIFGLGAMLYELVSGKRPYGDHPDGRVILERALKGEIRAIDDVAQKVGISRRMRAIIQKATAINPKERYQTVAELQRDVHDFLLGGLHLPRKLFEPGTVIMCEGDPGDAAYMIVSGRCRAYRTVDGQEETLSVMEPGEVFGEMALLLEEPRAASVVAMDRVVVLVLDKATMNEGLGLEGWSGALVRALAQRFRNLEQHVRVSGLRRNSGPAESER; translated from the coding sequence TTGAAGCCCGCCAACCTCATGGTTGGCGAGTTCGGTCAGGTCTACCTGATGGACTGGGGCCTCTCGCGGCTCACGCGCACGCAGCCGGCGTCGGGCAAAAACTCCCAGATGAACGCGCCCGGCGCCGTCGGCACGCCGGACTACATGGCGCCCGAGCAGGCCAAGGGCGACCCGACCATCATGGACGAGCGCTGCGACATCTTCGGCCTCGGAGCGATGCTCTACGAGCTGGTGAGCGGCAAGCGTCCCTACGGCGATCACCCCGACGGTCGCGTCATCTTGGAGCGCGCGCTCAAGGGCGAAATTCGCGCCATCGACGACGTCGCCCAGAAGGTCGGCATCTCGCGACGCATGCGCGCCATCATCCAGAAGGCGACGGCCATCAACCCGAAAGAGCGCTACCAGACCGTCGCGGAGCTTCAGCGCGACGTCCACGACTTCTTGCTCGGCGGCCTCCACTTGCCGCGCAAGTTGTTCGAGCCTGGCACCGTCATCATGTGCGAAGGCGATCCCGGCGACGCCGCGTACATGATCGTCAGCGGTCGGTGCCGTGCGTACCGCACCGTCGACGGTCAGGAAGAGACGCTCAGCGTGATGGAGCCCGGCGAGGTCTTCGGCGAAATGGCACTGCTCCTCGAAGAGCCGCGCGCCGCCTCCGTTGTGGCCATGGACCGCGTCGTGGTGCTCGTCTTGGACAAGGCGACCATGAACGAGGGGCTCGGGCTCGAAGGCTGGAGCGGCGCCCTCGTTCGCGCGCTCGCCCAGCGCTTCCGCAACCTCGAGCAACACGTCCGCGTGTCGGGGCTCCGCCGAAACTCGGGGCCCGCCGAGTCAGAGCGCTGA